In Osmerus mordax isolate fOsmMor3 chromosome 24, fOsmMor3.pri, whole genome shotgun sequence, the following are encoded in one genomic region:
- the LOC136932848 gene encoding cytotoxic granule associated RNA binding protein TIA1-like isoform X2 produces the protein MMMDDDQPKTLYVGNLSRDVTEPLILQVFTQIGPCKSCKMIVDTAGNDPYCFVEFYEHRHAAASLAAMNGRKIMGKEVKVNWATTPTSQKKDTSNHFHVFVGDLSPEITTDDVKAAFGPFGRISDARVVKDMATGKSKGYGFVSFFNKWDAENAIQQMGGQWLGGRQIRTNWATRKPPAPKATYENNTKHLSFDEVVNQSSPSNCTVYCGGVSSGLTEQLMRQTFSPFGQIMEVRVFPDKGYSFVRFNSHEGAAHAIVSVNGTSIEGHMVKCYWGKETPDMINPMQPQVQVPQQNKVGFAAAQPYGQWGQWYGNAQQIGQYVPNGWQVPTYGVYGQAWNQQGFNHLPASAGWTGVSAISNGGVMEPTQGLNGSMLANQPGMGATGYPTH, from the exons ATGATGATGGACGATGACCAGCCCAAGACCCT GTATGTTGGGAACCTGTCTAGGGATGTTACTGAGCCTCTGATCCTCCAGGTTTTCACACAAATAGGACCTTGCAAGAGCTGTAAAATGATTGTTGAC ACGGCTGGGAACGACCCGTACTGTTTTGTAGAATTCTACGAACACAGGCATGCGGCTGCGTCCCTAGCTGCCATGAATGGACGTAAAATAATGGGTAAG GAGGTGAAGGTCAACTGGGCCACCACACCAACCAGTCAGAAAAAAGACACAAGCA atCATTTCCATGTGTTTGTCGGTGACCTTAGCCCGGAAATCACCACAGACGACGTGAAAGCAGCATTTGGCCCATTTGGAAGGATATC GGATGCTAGAGTGGTCAAAGACATGGCCACCGGGAAGTCTAAAGGCTATGGATTTGTGTCCTTCTTCAACAAGTGG GATGCTGAGAACGCGATTCAGCAGATGGGAGGCCAGTGGCTGGGGGGGCGACAGATCAGGACAAACTGGGCCACCAGAAAACCCCCTGCTCCCAAAGCCACTTACGAAA ACAACACGAAACACCTGTCCTTTGATGAAGTGGTGAACCAATCCAGTCCCAGTAACTGTACAGTGTACTGTGGCGGGGTCAGCTCTGGTCTGACTG AGCAACTGATGAGACAGACCTTCTCTCCGTTCGGACAGATCATGGAAGTGCGTGTTTTCCCAGACAAGGGCTACTCGTTTGTGAG GTTCAACTCTCACGAAGGAGCAGCCCACGCCATCGTGTCTGTGAACGGGACCTCGATAGAGGGCCACATGGTCAAGTGCTACTGGGGCAAGGAGACCCCAGACATGATAAACCCCATGCAGCCACAGGTGCAGGTACCCCAG caGAACAAAGTGGGTTTCGCGGCCGCCCAGCCCTACGGCCAGTGGGGCCAGTGGTACGGCAACGCCCAGCAGATCGGCCAGTACGTGCCCAATGGCTGGCAGGTGCCCACCTACGGCGTGTACGGCCAGGCGTGGAACCAGCAGGGTTTTAA CCACTTACCAGCCAGTGCAGGCTGGACGGGGGTCAGTGCCATCAGTAACGGCGGGGTTATGGAGCCCACACAGGGACTGAATGGGAGCATGCTAGCAAACCAGCCCGGCATGGGAGCCACAGGATACCCCACACACTGA
- the LOC136932848 gene encoding cytotoxic granule associated RNA binding protein TIA1-like isoform X1: protein MMMDDDQPKTLYVGNLSRDVTEPLILQVFTQIGPCKSCKMIVDTAGNDPYCFVEFYEHRHAAASLAAMNGRKIMGKEVKVNWATTPTSQKKDTSSKNRIYGGGGVKVSLMVACFTCLVIVVSLLPPDHFHVFVGDLSPEITTDDVKAAFGPFGRISDARVVKDMATGKSKGYGFVSFFNKWDAENAIQQMGGQWLGGRQIRTNWATRKPPAPKATYENNTKHLSFDEVVNQSSPSNCTVYCGGVSSGLTEQLMRQTFSPFGQIMEVRVFPDKGYSFVRFNSHEGAAHAIVSVNGTSIEGHMVKCYWGKETPDMINPMQPQVQVPQQNKVGFAAAQPYGQWGQWYGNAQQIGQYVPNGWQVPTYGVYGQAWNQQGFNHLPASAGWTGVSAISNGGVMEPTQGLNGSMLANQPGMGATGYPTH from the exons ATGATGATGGACGATGACCAGCCCAAGACCCT GTATGTTGGGAACCTGTCTAGGGATGTTACTGAGCCTCTGATCCTCCAGGTTTTCACACAAATAGGACCTTGCAAGAGCTGTAAAATGATTGTTGAC ACGGCTGGGAACGACCCGTACTGTTTTGTAGAATTCTACGAACACAGGCATGCGGCTGCGTCCCTAGCTGCCATGAATGGACGTAAAATAATGGGTAAG GAGGTGAAGGTCAACTGGGCCACCACACCAACCAGTCAGAAAAAAGACACAAGCAGTAAGAATCGCATATATGGCGGAGGGGGTGTAAAGGTTTCACTGATGGTGGCCTGTTTCACATGTTTAGTCATTGTcgtgtctctccttcctccagatCATTTCCATGTGTTTGTCGGTGACCTTAGCCCGGAAATCACCACAGACGACGTGAAAGCAGCATTTGGCCCATTTGGAAGGATATC GGATGCTAGAGTGGTCAAAGACATGGCCACCGGGAAGTCTAAAGGCTATGGATTTGTGTCCTTCTTCAACAAGTGG GATGCTGAGAACGCGATTCAGCAGATGGGAGGCCAGTGGCTGGGGGGGCGACAGATCAGGACAAACTGGGCCACCAGAAAACCCCCTGCTCCCAAAGCCACTTACGAAA ACAACACGAAACACCTGTCCTTTGATGAAGTGGTGAACCAATCCAGTCCCAGTAACTGTACAGTGTACTGTGGCGGGGTCAGCTCTGGTCTGACTG AGCAACTGATGAGACAGACCTTCTCTCCGTTCGGACAGATCATGGAAGTGCGTGTTTTCCCAGACAAGGGCTACTCGTTTGTGAG GTTCAACTCTCACGAAGGAGCAGCCCACGCCATCGTGTCTGTGAACGGGACCTCGATAGAGGGCCACATGGTCAAGTGCTACTGGGGCAAGGAGACCCCAGACATGATAAACCCCATGCAGCCACAGGTGCAGGTACCCCAG caGAACAAAGTGGGTTTCGCGGCCGCCCAGCCCTACGGCCAGTGGGGCCAGTGGTACGGCAACGCCCAGCAGATCGGCCAGTACGTGCCCAATGGCTGGCAGGTGCCCACCTACGGCGTGTACGGCCAGGCGTGGAACCAGCAGGGTTTTAA CCACTTACCAGCCAGTGCAGGCTGGACGGGGGTCAGTGCCATCAGTAACGGCGGGGTTATGGAGCCCACACAGGGACTGAATGGGAGCATGCTAGCAAACCAGCCCGGCATGGGAGCCACAGGATACCCCACACACTGA
- the LOC136932824 gene encoding prominin-2-like isoform X1, whose product MGVLHRGRLWVLIVFLLRIQVYSERCISTDNGAQPFLSFTETPTQQVEMSDQGLRPLYKFAHSFLESVQSNPFPEDIVSKILKNEQQNISQLVHYEAGYLVCLILAVLYLLLMPIAGAVLAWRHFHGKKAETNTQSSKLSSRFHQDIGVAVCLSLTTLLLLVAVFLAFSVNSKVRGNMSPSLTQLDTNLRSVEESLKSIPRKMQVVMEQYSIPKAEISTAIYGANVTIGANIVSSVIFDVNKALTQLSVSVGEAISSIENLQTVRTTKLNLQARQRNMQRDLQGLRGRLQSLKSCSSCDIPDPSNLETDADYTLIPRIEDILYKMPPTSDLEGLVREGNSSFNSIPQLCSDQMAPTMTALLLELNRNQESLNNSSRSFPSLQSLTERASELRAAVRRYSGSVDYYDYIRWAVAVTFCTIMLVVVLLMVAAVCLSLPVLFNPTIYDTLPHVCLEHTAISLFRASVVLSLAFSWLFVILVFVMLFFGGNIHALGCRSWTNGQLFKFLDHEDIFKGFNDSILSNATQINPSISKIYQGCERGESLFHSMDMNQLFDLEDFLNSTKYFTGFRNAAQNMSINVNDLKLIPDKGKQGLVTFSKIGLEGIDYDNLLLLLSRPVVKKDLAALANELDEKAGLPANTKIKEDLKYEAATSRGLDGTVGQQMTDAGSMSTSLNALRNISKTYMVNVNKTLESFSKAEVALYTNVPLIVSNMSKCILERSEHYLLHYLGWARQVILNEVLSCHWLAVSLDNVYMAVCVNVLDPWNAFWLCLGWCCAFLVPGVIFSLYVVRRLRPTLPSCTGKDTFNLPAKSTEKTKSNIYLTLKKIHDMKICDKKL is encoded by the exons ATGGGTGTCCTGCACCGTGGACGGTTGTGGGTGCTCATAGTATTTCTGCTGCGGATCCAAGTCTACTCCGAGCGCTGCATCAGCACAGACAATGGAGCTCAACCTTTCCTCAGCTTCACCGAAACTCCAACTCAGCAAGTAGAGATGTCAGACCAAGGCCTTAGACCCTTGTATAAATTTGCCCATAGTTTCCTGGAGTCTGTACAGTCTAACCCTTTCCCAGAAG ACATTGTGTCTAAGATCTTGAAGAATGAACAACAGAACATTTCTCAG CTGGTGCACTATGAGGCTGGGTACCTGGTGTGTTTGATCCTGGCAGTACTTTACCTGCTGCTCATGCCCATCGCTGGCGCTGTTCTAGCTTGGCGTCATTTCCATGGCAAGAAGGCAGAGACAAACACCCAGTCATCAAAGCTATCGTCCCGCTTTCATCAGGACATCGGTGTGGCTGTTTGCCTAAGTCTCACCACCCTCTTACTCCT GGTAGCAGTCTTTCTGGCTTTCTCAGTAAACAGTAAAGTGCGTGGGAACATGAGCCCTAGCCTGACCCAGCTGGACACCAATCTGAGGAGTGTGGAGGAATCTCTGAAATCTATTCCTCGG AAAATGCAAGTTGTCATGGAGCAATATTCTATTCCCAAGGCAGAAATCTCAACGGCAATCTACG GTGCAAATGTCACCATCGGTGCAAACATCGTCTCATCTGTCATTTTTGATGTTAACAAAGCACTCACTCAACTGTCTGTTTCGGTGGGAG AGGCTATCAGCAGCATTGAGAACCTGCAGACAGTGCGCACCACTAAGCTGAACTTGCAGGCAAGACAAAGAAATATGCAGAGGGACCTCCAGGGACTTCGGGGAAGACTGCAGTCTCTGAAGAGTTGCTCTAGCTGTGATATACCAGACCCCAGCAACCTGGAGACAGATGCTGACTACACGCTG ATCCCGAGAATAGAGGACATACTGTATAAAATGCCCCCCACATCTGACCTTGAAGGCCTGGTCAGAGAG GGCAACTCCAGCTTCAATAGCATTCCCCAGCTCTGCTCAGACCAGATGGCCCCCACTATGACAG CTCTCCTGTTGGAGCTCAACAGAAACCAGGAGTCTCTGAATAACAGCAGCCGTAGCTTCCCTTCCCTGCAGTCTCTAACAGAAAGAGCTTCTGAGCTGAGGGCTGCTGTGAGACGTTACTCTGGATCTGTGGACTACTATGACTATATCCG ATGGGCAGTGGCAGTAACATTCTGCACTATAATGCTGGTCGTGGTGCTTCTGATGgtggctgctgtttgtctgaGCCTGCCTGTGCTCTTCAACCCCACCATCTACGACACCCTCCCCCATGTCTGCCTGGAACACACTGCAATCAGCCTGTTCAGAGC TTCTGTGGTGTTGAGCTTGGCATTCTCCTGGCTCTTTGTCATTCTGGTGTTTGTCATGCTGTTCTTTGGGGGTAACATTCATGCCCTGGGCTGTCGGAGCTGGACCAACGGACAGCTGTTTAAG TTCCTAGATCATGAGGATATTTTTAAAGGCTTCAATGACAGCATACTCTCTAATGCTACCCAGATCAACCCAAGCATCAGCAAGATCTACCA AGGATGTGAGAGGGGGGAGTCATTGTTCCACAGCATGGACATGAATCAGTTATTTGACCTTGAGGACTTCTTGAATTCCACCAAG TATTTCACAGGATTCAGGAATGCTGCTCAGAACATGTCCATCAACGTGAATGACTTAAAGCTGATCCCTGACAAAGGGAAGCAAGGCCTAGTGACCTTCAGCAAGATTGGGTTAGAAGGCATCGACTACGACAACCTGCTACTGCTG CTGAGCCGACCAGTCGTTAAAAAAGATCTTGCTGCTTTGGCCAACGAACTTGACGAGAAGGCCGGACTTCCT GCTAACACAAAGATAAAAGAAGATTTAAAATATGAGGCAGCAACGAGCAGAGGTCTGGACGGCACTGTTGGGCAACAGATGACAGATGCA GGAAGCATGAGCACAAGTCTCAACGCCTTGAGGAACATCAGCAAAACCTACATG GTCAATGTGAACAAAACCTTGGAAAGCTTTAGCAAAGCTGAAGTTGCCCTGTATACCAATGTTCCTCTCATCGTATCGAAC ATGTCTAAGTGTATCTTGGAGAGAAGTGAACACTACCTGCTTCACTACCTGGGCTGGGCCCGTCAAGTG ATCTTGAATGAGGTCCTGAGTTGTCATTGGCTTGCTGTGTCATTGGACAACGTGTACATGGCAGTATGTGTGAATGTATTAGATCCATGG AATGCATTTTGGCTGTGTTTGGGATGGTGCTGTGCTTTTCTGGTCCCTGGAGTGATTTTCAGCCTCTATGTAGTCAGACGATTGAGGCCCACCCTACCATCTTGCACTGG TAAGGACACATTCAACTTGCCAGCGAAGAGCACAGAGAAGACTAAATCCAACATTTATTTGACCCTCAAAAAAATCCATGACATGAAAATCTGTGACAAGAAACTCTAA
- the LOC136932824 gene encoding prominin-2-like isoform X2, translating into MGVLHRGRLWVLIVFLLRIQVYSERCISTDNGAQPFLSFTETPTQQVEMSDQGLRPLYKFAHSFLESVQSNPFPEDIVSKILKNEQQNISQLVHYEAGYLVCLILAVLYLLLMPIAGAVLAWRHFHGKKAETNTQSSKLSSRFHQDIGVAVCLSLTTLLLLVAVFLAFSVNSKVRGNMSPSLTQLDTNLRSVEESLKSIPRKMQVVMEQYSIPKAEISTAIYGANVTIGANIVSSVIFDVNKALTQLSVSVGEAISSIENLQTVRTTKLNLQARQRNMQRDLQGLRGRLQSLKSCSSCDIPDPSNLETDADYTLIPRIEDILYKMPPTSDLEGLVREGNSSFNSIPQLCSDQMAPTMTALLLELNRNQESLNNSSRSFPSLQSLTERASELRAAVRRYSGSVDYYDYIRWAVAVTFCTIMLVVVLLMVAAVCLSLPVLFNPTIYDTLPHVCLEHTAISLFRASVVLSLAFSWLFVILVFVMLFFGGNIHALGCRSWTNGQLFKFLDHEDIFKGFNDSILSNATQINPSISKIYQGCERGESLFHSMDMNQLFDLEDFLNSTKYFTGFRNAAQNMSINVNDLKLIPDKGKQGLVTFSKIGLEGIDYDNLLLLLSRPVVKKDLAALANELDEKAGLPANTKIKEDLKYEAATSRGLDGTVGQQMTDAGSMSTSLNALRNISKTYMVNVNKTLESFSKAEVALYTNVPLIVSNMSKCILERSEHYLLHYLGWARQVNAFWLCLGWCCAFLVPGVIFSLYVVRRLRPTLPSCTGKDTFNLPAKSTEKTKSNIYLTLKKIHDMKICDKKL; encoded by the exons ATGGGTGTCCTGCACCGTGGACGGTTGTGGGTGCTCATAGTATTTCTGCTGCGGATCCAAGTCTACTCCGAGCGCTGCATCAGCACAGACAATGGAGCTCAACCTTTCCTCAGCTTCACCGAAACTCCAACTCAGCAAGTAGAGATGTCAGACCAAGGCCTTAGACCCTTGTATAAATTTGCCCATAGTTTCCTGGAGTCTGTACAGTCTAACCCTTTCCCAGAAG ACATTGTGTCTAAGATCTTGAAGAATGAACAACAGAACATTTCTCAG CTGGTGCACTATGAGGCTGGGTACCTGGTGTGTTTGATCCTGGCAGTACTTTACCTGCTGCTCATGCCCATCGCTGGCGCTGTTCTAGCTTGGCGTCATTTCCATGGCAAGAAGGCAGAGACAAACACCCAGTCATCAAAGCTATCGTCCCGCTTTCATCAGGACATCGGTGTGGCTGTTTGCCTAAGTCTCACCACCCTCTTACTCCT GGTAGCAGTCTTTCTGGCTTTCTCAGTAAACAGTAAAGTGCGTGGGAACATGAGCCCTAGCCTGACCCAGCTGGACACCAATCTGAGGAGTGTGGAGGAATCTCTGAAATCTATTCCTCGG AAAATGCAAGTTGTCATGGAGCAATATTCTATTCCCAAGGCAGAAATCTCAACGGCAATCTACG GTGCAAATGTCACCATCGGTGCAAACATCGTCTCATCTGTCATTTTTGATGTTAACAAAGCACTCACTCAACTGTCTGTTTCGGTGGGAG AGGCTATCAGCAGCATTGAGAACCTGCAGACAGTGCGCACCACTAAGCTGAACTTGCAGGCAAGACAAAGAAATATGCAGAGGGACCTCCAGGGACTTCGGGGAAGACTGCAGTCTCTGAAGAGTTGCTCTAGCTGTGATATACCAGACCCCAGCAACCTGGAGACAGATGCTGACTACACGCTG ATCCCGAGAATAGAGGACATACTGTATAAAATGCCCCCCACATCTGACCTTGAAGGCCTGGTCAGAGAG GGCAACTCCAGCTTCAATAGCATTCCCCAGCTCTGCTCAGACCAGATGGCCCCCACTATGACAG CTCTCCTGTTGGAGCTCAACAGAAACCAGGAGTCTCTGAATAACAGCAGCCGTAGCTTCCCTTCCCTGCAGTCTCTAACAGAAAGAGCTTCTGAGCTGAGGGCTGCTGTGAGACGTTACTCTGGATCTGTGGACTACTATGACTATATCCG ATGGGCAGTGGCAGTAACATTCTGCACTATAATGCTGGTCGTGGTGCTTCTGATGgtggctgctgtttgtctgaGCCTGCCTGTGCTCTTCAACCCCACCATCTACGACACCCTCCCCCATGTCTGCCTGGAACACACTGCAATCAGCCTGTTCAGAGC TTCTGTGGTGTTGAGCTTGGCATTCTCCTGGCTCTTTGTCATTCTGGTGTTTGTCATGCTGTTCTTTGGGGGTAACATTCATGCCCTGGGCTGTCGGAGCTGGACCAACGGACAGCTGTTTAAG TTCCTAGATCATGAGGATATTTTTAAAGGCTTCAATGACAGCATACTCTCTAATGCTACCCAGATCAACCCAAGCATCAGCAAGATCTACCA AGGATGTGAGAGGGGGGAGTCATTGTTCCACAGCATGGACATGAATCAGTTATTTGACCTTGAGGACTTCTTGAATTCCACCAAG TATTTCACAGGATTCAGGAATGCTGCTCAGAACATGTCCATCAACGTGAATGACTTAAAGCTGATCCCTGACAAAGGGAAGCAAGGCCTAGTGACCTTCAGCAAGATTGGGTTAGAAGGCATCGACTACGACAACCTGCTACTGCTG CTGAGCCGACCAGTCGTTAAAAAAGATCTTGCTGCTTTGGCCAACGAACTTGACGAGAAGGCCGGACTTCCT GCTAACACAAAGATAAAAGAAGATTTAAAATATGAGGCAGCAACGAGCAGAGGTCTGGACGGCACTGTTGGGCAACAGATGACAGATGCA GGAAGCATGAGCACAAGTCTCAACGCCTTGAGGAACATCAGCAAAACCTACATG GTCAATGTGAACAAAACCTTGGAAAGCTTTAGCAAAGCTGAAGTTGCCCTGTATACCAATGTTCCTCTCATCGTATCGAAC ATGTCTAAGTGTATCTTGGAGAGAAGTGAACACTACCTGCTTCACTACCTGGGCTGGGCCCGTCAAGTG AATGCATTTTGGCTGTGTTTGGGATGGTGCTGTGCTTTTCTGGTCCCTGGAGTGATTTTCAGCCTCTATGTAGTCAGACGATTGAGGCCCACCCTACCATCTTGCACTGG TAAGGACACATTCAACTTGCCAGCGAAGAGCACAGAGAAGACTAAATCCAACATTTATTTGACCCTCAAAAAAATCCATGACATGAAAATCTGTGACAAGAAACTCTAA
- the LOC136932824 gene encoding prominin-2-like isoform X3, protein MGVLHRGRLWVLIVFLLRIQVYSERCISTDNGAQPFLSFTETPTQQVEMSDQGLRPLYKFAHSFLESVQSNPFPEDIVSKILKNEQQNISQLVHYEAGYLVCLILAVLYLLLMPIAGAVLAWRHFHGKKAETNTQSSKLSSRFHQDIGVAVCLSLTTLLLLVAVFLAFSVNSKVRGNMSPSLTQLDTNLRSVEESLKSIPRKMQVVMEQYSIPKAEISTAIYGANVTIGANIVSSVIFDVNKALTQLSVSVGEAISSIENLQTVRTTKLNLQARQRNMQRDLQGLRGRLQSLKSCSSCDIPDPSNLETDADYTLIPRIEDILYKMPPTSDLEGLVREGNSSFNSIPQLCSDQMAPTMTALLLELNRNQESLNNSSRSFPSLQSLTERASELRAAVRRYSGSVDYYDYIRWAVAVTFCTIMLVVVLLMVAAVCLSLPVLFNPTIYDTLPHVCLEHTAISLFRASVVLSLAFSWLFVILVFVMLFFGGNIHALGCRSWTNGQLFKFLDHEDIFKGFNDSILSNATQINPSISKIYQGCERGESLFHSMDMNQLFDLEDFLNSTKYFTGFRNAAQNMSINVNDLKLIPDKGKQGLVTFSKIGLEGIDYDNLLLLLSRPVVKKDLAALANELDEKAGLPANTKIKEDLKYEAATSRGLDGTVGQQMTDAGSMSTSLNALRNISKTYMVNVNKTLESFSKAEVALYTNVPLIVSN, encoded by the exons ATGGGTGTCCTGCACCGTGGACGGTTGTGGGTGCTCATAGTATTTCTGCTGCGGATCCAAGTCTACTCCGAGCGCTGCATCAGCACAGACAATGGAGCTCAACCTTTCCTCAGCTTCACCGAAACTCCAACTCAGCAAGTAGAGATGTCAGACCAAGGCCTTAGACCCTTGTATAAATTTGCCCATAGTTTCCTGGAGTCTGTACAGTCTAACCCTTTCCCAGAAG ACATTGTGTCTAAGATCTTGAAGAATGAACAACAGAACATTTCTCAG CTGGTGCACTATGAGGCTGGGTACCTGGTGTGTTTGATCCTGGCAGTACTTTACCTGCTGCTCATGCCCATCGCTGGCGCTGTTCTAGCTTGGCGTCATTTCCATGGCAAGAAGGCAGAGACAAACACCCAGTCATCAAAGCTATCGTCCCGCTTTCATCAGGACATCGGTGTGGCTGTTTGCCTAAGTCTCACCACCCTCTTACTCCT GGTAGCAGTCTTTCTGGCTTTCTCAGTAAACAGTAAAGTGCGTGGGAACATGAGCCCTAGCCTGACCCAGCTGGACACCAATCTGAGGAGTGTGGAGGAATCTCTGAAATCTATTCCTCGG AAAATGCAAGTTGTCATGGAGCAATATTCTATTCCCAAGGCAGAAATCTCAACGGCAATCTACG GTGCAAATGTCACCATCGGTGCAAACATCGTCTCATCTGTCATTTTTGATGTTAACAAAGCACTCACTCAACTGTCTGTTTCGGTGGGAG AGGCTATCAGCAGCATTGAGAACCTGCAGACAGTGCGCACCACTAAGCTGAACTTGCAGGCAAGACAAAGAAATATGCAGAGGGACCTCCAGGGACTTCGGGGAAGACTGCAGTCTCTGAAGAGTTGCTCTAGCTGTGATATACCAGACCCCAGCAACCTGGAGACAGATGCTGACTACACGCTG ATCCCGAGAATAGAGGACATACTGTATAAAATGCCCCCCACATCTGACCTTGAAGGCCTGGTCAGAGAG GGCAACTCCAGCTTCAATAGCATTCCCCAGCTCTGCTCAGACCAGATGGCCCCCACTATGACAG CTCTCCTGTTGGAGCTCAACAGAAACCAGGAGTCTCTGAATAACAGCAGCCGTAGCTTCCCTTCCCTGCAGTCTCTAACAGAAAGAGCTTCTGAGCTGAGGGCTGCTGTGAGACGTTACTCTGGATCTGTGGACTACTATGACTATATCCG ATGGGCAGTGGCAGTAACATTCTGCACTATAATGCTGGTCGTGGTGCTTCTGATGgtggctgctgtttgtctgaGCCTGCCTGTGCTCTTCAACCCCACCATCTACGACACCCTCCCCCATGTCTGCCTGGAACACACTGCAATCAGCCTGTTCAGAGC TTCTGTGGTGTTGAGCTTGGCATTCTCCTGGCTCTTTGTCATTCTGGTGTTTGTCATGCTGTTCTTTGGGGGTAACATTCATGCCCTGGGCTGTCGGAGCTGGACCAACGGACAGCTGTTTAAG TTCCTAGATCATGAGGATATTTTTAAAGGCTTCAATGACAGCATACTCTCTAATGCTACCCAGATCAACCCAAGCATCAGCAAGATCTACCA AGGATGTGAGAGGGGGGAGTCATTGTTCCACAGCATGGACATGAATCAGTTATTTGACCTTGAGGACTTCTTGAATTCCACCAAG TATTTCACAGGATTCAGGAATGCTGCTCAGAACATGTCCATCAACGTGAATGACTTAAAGCTGATCCCTGACAAAGGGAAGCAAGGCCTAGTGACCTTCAGCAAGATTGGGTTAGAAGGCATCGACTACGACAACCTGCTACTGCTG CTGAGCCGACCAGTCGTTAAAAAAGATCTTGCTGCTTTGGCCAACGAACTTGACGAGAAGGCCGGACTTCCT GCTAACACAAAGATAAAAGAAGATTTAAAATATGAGGCAGCAACGAGCAGAGGTCTGGACGGCACTGTTGGGCAACAGATGACAGATGCA GGAAGCATGAGCACAAGTCTCAACGCCTTGAGGAACATCAGCAAAACCTACATG GTCAATGTGAACAAAACCTTGGAAAGCTTTAGCAAAGCTGAAGTTGCCCTGTATACCAATGTTCCTCTCATCGTATCGAAC TAG